The genome window TAGAACGGGCAATGCTCGCACCCATGCATCCTGTATATAGCAGCGTACCAAGAACGTCTTGGCGGTAACTATGCAAGTAACCTTTCGAGTATCGAATCGGTTCATGACATATCCGTTGTAACGATCAAAAAATTTACCGTAACGATTTCGGATCGCGCGTTGCCACTCGGCATTAGCCTTGAAGGGCGGATTTGCGTTCACAAGAGATTTTATTACCTTCGACGGTAGACAACATCTTACAATTAAGCCGCCAAAAGCTAGCGGATCAGCCAGCCTGTAATACCTCTTTACTCCCCACGCTGTCGTCTTTTTCGGATCTTCGATTAAGCTGGAATCTAGTGCATTGGTCGACGAGCAGACCAGTGAGTACCCTAGTCTTCCGAGTAAGGTCCTGAGACAGAGGGCGAACAACAAATATATCTCCTGGCGGCGTCACATGCCGGCTCATGACTGGCACGAGCGCTCCTGAGTTTAAATGCTCTTGAATCAGGCAGGTCGGGAGGCAAGCAATGCCAAGACCAGCCAACGACGCTGCAAGTAAGGCCAGCGAATCATCTGCTTTGTATCTACCTTGCGGATGGACGGAGACTATTTTCCCTTCATCGATCAGCTGCCAGCACTCAGTACCCCTTGTTAGTGCTTCACGCTGAAGAAGATCCTGAATACCTTTGGGAGTTCCGCATGCCCGGATGTAGCTGGGACTCGCGACGATCGTCAGGGGCACTGATCCAATCTTCTGCACGCTTAAATTTGTATCCTGCAGCGGTCCAAGCCGCACCGCGCAGTCAAAGCCCTCTTCGGTGAGATCAACAATATTGTCACTGTATGATGTATAAATTTGTAGTTGTGGATGAAGACGAGCCATTTCAGTCAAGGCCGGTGCGACGTGTGTCATGCTCAACGATATTGGCGCCGCGATTCGGAGCCTTCCTCGCAAGTTCTTAGAAGACTGTGTAGCTTCTCTCGCAACATCAATCTCTGCACATGCACGGAGTGCATGATCCCTAAACATCTGCCCAGCTTCCGTAAGGGCAGCCCCGCGAGTCGAGCGGGACAGCAACTGGACGCCCAGCTCTTCCTCCAGTCGGACAAGACGACGACTCACAATTGACTTCGGTAACCCGAGCCGAAACGCTGCTGCAGAGATTCCGCCAGCATTCGCAATCTCCACAAATGTCCTTAATTCTTCGATTTGCACGAGTGTTCTCCAGGTTGTCGTTAGCGGAAATGCGGCTTGATACATCGTTAGCGTATTGGGTACTTGTATCAAAGGGGCGACGCCAGCAATCAAGCAAGTGGCTTACCCGATTGCCCTAGTATCCAAGTCGAGTGTCGTGACTACTATCGCGCCACTGCCGTCAATTACCGCAAAACGTTACTAATCATGTATATGAAGATACCGATACAACCAGCACCCAACAATGATCGTTCGTGCGGTTGATTGAACAATCCTGATGCGCCAGCCGATACGCTTGGCACGCTCACTTACCAGTAGGCCTGGCGCTCCTCCGTCTCTTCCTGTGCTTTGCTCAACTACCATTGGTGGTTTTGCTTCCGGAAATAGGACTCGATTAGCAGGTTGATCTTATAGCTATCTGGGTAAAGATATCAGGGAGCGGACAGCCGGAAGATTTAATCTGAGGTGAGATTTCGGCGACGATAAAGAGTGGTGCTCCGATAAACGCAGGCGAATGCTCTGTTGTTAAGTACGCTACGAGCAATAGCTCACGAGGCCGGGACAATAGCGGTGTGCGTACTTGCGTTTGAAAGGGGGAATGTGATAGGGGGGGGGGCTCAGATCATCCTATTGCCGTAGAATACCTAGGTTGCCATTCGAAACAACATTACGTAATGTTGGCTTTTTTGCGCCTTCAAAGGTATCGCGATATTCCTGTTTTGCAATCGATGGACTTGCTATATCTGGCACGCAGATTTAGTTTTCGCTTGTTTTAACGGCGAATAGTTATGCTACCGGCAACCATTGAAAGTTGGAGTTTTTTCGGCTTGAGGTTTGAAGAATTATTCTCTGCTATGTGCAAATATATAGACTAGGTGTAATTGAACCAGCGGGGATAGCGGTAGGTTTGCCAGAGAACGTTCCCTGACTAGAGGTAGTGAAACGTACTTGGAACGGCGTACTTTATCGTGTCGCGGTGTTCCAATGTAAAGTGAATTCGTTGTCCGTTTCCCATATCTCGAAAAAACGCGGCTAGAAAGTAATTCTCGAGGAAGTTGGCGGGACTTGCAGGGACCGGTATCGTCCAAACACGCCTTGCGCGACGGGTCATGTCTCCAAATGCCTGCATTACTCTCCAGCTGACCAAGAAGTATGGGGCCATACAACTGCTGCTCGGATTGTTGATGCCACGTTGAGTTTCGACTTGGACGTCTTAAGGGAACGATTAGCTTTAGGACTCGACCCTAGGAAGAGTAGCGTTCCACTAGCTAGGTCCTCCAATGAACGTATCTGCACGCTAGTAAAACTTCTTTCAGAAGCATTGAGTTGCCTGGATCCAGGAATGAAGCTGCATGGGGGGATTGATCACTGCTATTGTGTTGTAGGTATTCGACGCTATGCGAATTAATGAGGAACGAGCGGGAAAGCTCGCTCCATGCCAGCTCCGCCGCGTCACCGGCTTTATTGAAGAGCATTTTCTAGAGCGGATTGAACTAGGAATCTTAACTGCGCAACTTAGCTTGTCTCACGCATATTTGGTCGTGCGTTCAAAGCGTCAACAAGGTTAGCACCGTAACAGTGGCAATTCAACGCTCACATTAAACGTGCTCAACAGTTGCTATGTTCGTCTGATGTGTCGATTGATGAGATCTCATTGGCAACAGATTTTGCGGACACTGCTCACTTCCATCGCGCGTTTAGAAAGATCATCGGGCTGTTTCCAGCCGTTTGGCGCATCGAGAAGAAGCGATAGGCCCTAAGAGTCGAGCATTATAGCTCTCAGGCTTTGCGCCGAAATTGGTCTTGCGAGTGCTCATATCATGCGGAACCAGCTAGCGAACACATCGTAAGCGTGATTCGTCAAATCAACCGAGCTCTTTGATTTTGGTCTGGAAAGTTCATTTAGATCAGGATTGTTCTAGTTGTGTGAGATGGTAAATCGTTACGATTTCTTAGCACCGTTAGCCGAGTTGTAGTCTAAAGCTTAGGTACTATTGCTTGGATGATATTTGCGTACTTCTTTCGAAAATGAATAAGCGATTGGGTTAAGCATTTTCGCATCCTTACTAGAAGCGTGATTCCGGCGAATACTAAGGCGAATCGAAATCGTGATGTTCTCACCAGAAGTCGTGATAGTTTGTAGGAGCCTTGAGGAGTTACGCCTGCATGCTGATTTCTGCGGCATTGCGACTAAACCGAAACGGTTGGAGCGGTACAGTAAATTGTTCAGCGAGAAAATCGATCAGCGCTCGGGTTTTTCGGCTTGGGTGCTGCGATGGCGGACGAAGAACAAAGATGTCGATGTCGGGAATCCGATAGCGAGTTAAGACAGGGACGAGTGACCCAGACTTGAGTTGATCGTTCACAAGGCAAGTAGGGAAGTAACCAATACCGAGGCCAGCAACGGCGCCTGCGACCAGCGACATCGCGTTATCAGCTTTGAAACGTCCTTGCGGATGAATGGAGACGATCCTTGCTCCGTCCAGAATGTTCCAGCACTCGGTACCTCTCATCAAGGCTTCGTGGTTGAGCAAATCCATGGTTGACTCTGGCGCGCCATGCTGGGCGACGTAGCTTGGACTTGCGACAATCGATGCCGGCACGGACCCAATCTTTCGGGCGATGAGGTTCGAATCCTGGAGGAAGCCCAGTCGTATCGCGCAGTCGAATCCCTCACCGATCAGGTCAACAATGTGATCGCTGTACGAAGTCAGGATGTGCAGATCGGGGTGACGACGAGCAAGCTCCGCTAGAGCCGGGGCAAAATGGGTTGGCCCAAGAGTTGCTGGGGCTGCAATGCGCACTCTGCCTCGTAGCCGCCCTGTAGACTGTGTGGCTTCTCTGCCAATGTCGATTTCCGCACATGCCTTTAAAGCGTGATTTCGGAACATTAGCCCAGCCTCCGTTAAAGCAGCCCCACGGGTTGATCGCGATAGCAGCTGGACTCCCAACTCTGTCTCCAAACGGGCGAGGCGCCGGCTCACGACTGATTTCGATAGGCCGAGCCGAAATGCTGCGGGCGAAATTCCGCCTGCGTCCGCAATTTCGACAAATGTCCTCAATTCTTCAATTTCCATAATTGTCTCCTGTTCGATCGTTGCCTGCTAGCGCGCATGCCGCAGCGCCCGAAATGTTGTATTGCCTATCAAGCATCGACCTTCGCTTAGGAGTCGACTTCACTCTATGCAACGGTCCTAGCTTCTCGCAAAAGGACATAGCATTTGGTCGATGTCGAGCTCCAGTGTCAGCTTCACTTAACACTTCGATAGCAAGACGATAATGAGCACCTGCCGCCGAGACAATGTTTGTTCCTGCGATTAATGGAACGATTTTGCTGTTCTTCACCCAGGGTGAGTAAAGTAGAGAGCGACGGGCAGTGCGTGACATTTCGCTTAACGGACCCGCCAGTAGGTGCGGGCCGCATCAACTAGCGCGAGCGCGAGACTGGTTAGCGACTGGGGCCAATCACATTCGACGAGCAGCACCTTGGGGCTATGAACGCAAGGTGCTAATGCCACCACAGGCAGATGACACCCGGCGTCTGCCAAATACGGTTCGCGCCGTGGGGCGACTTGCATACGGGGCGCAGCAACGCGGCCTCCGTTGCGCTATGCAAAGGTCCAGCGTAACAATGTGCGAAGCGTTGGCATTCAACAGGGTAGGGAATAAGTCTGGAGATTTACGGCGCCGACAGACTGTCATGTCAATTCTATTGTGCGGAGCTCGATAGCTGCAGCTCGGAGGAGCGCTCGCCGCGCAATGCAGGCGCGGATGACGTCTTGCGTGGCAAGGTTGCACGCAAGACGGCGCTGACGTGTAGAACTTGCACGCGACCGAGCTATTCGCCAGTCAAAAGCAAAGCTCCTGAAGGTGCCATGGATTGGCGATTCCGATCAGTACCTAGTGCACCAGACGGAAGCCGTCATCGAGCCGTCTGTGGCGAGCAAGGACGACAGTTACGACAATGCTATGATCGGATGACTCCGAGGCTCGACTCAGATAAATTGATCCACCACGGCGTTTGCCGAAGACGCACAGCCTTGGAACTGCCCACGTTAGAATGGTCTCTTTTTGGGTTACCATCCACTGCTGGACCTGCAAGGCCAATTACCGCATGCTATACCTGCAGCAAATTACTGAAAGTACATGGGCAGTCAAGGATTTCCGACCTAACTCACATCGGCCAGGCCACGAAATCCAACGCAGTCAAATTTTAGGTTTATGCTTAGCTCAATACTCCCGTGGCGCTGTCGACGCGCTCATGCCGATCCCAGCTGTTTGAGAAAGCCTAGCAAAGCTGCATTAAGGCGCTCGGGTGCTTCGTGTTGCACCCAGTGACCAACGCCGTCCAATCGCACTTGAGCTATCAAATTTGGTTGCGTTCGGCGCAGCTCTGCTAACTCGGGAGGTTTAGGATGGAAAAATCGACACAGTCCGTCCTCCCCACCCCATACATATAGTGACGGCTGAGTGATCGGTGCATCCTTGAACGCTGACAGTTCAGCAAAGCTGATGGGAAGTGCGCGATAGTAGTTCAGTCCTCCCACAAAACCGGTTTGTTCAAAGTTACGAATTGTGTGGATGACATAGTCATTATTAGCCCAGGTAGGTAACGCAACGGGGGCCGGTCGCAGGATGCTTAAATCTGGGTTAATTGGATCCCAACGTTGTCCCGACGGTGGGCTGGCTGAAGCCCAATAGAGTATCGATCGAATTGAAGACGCTGCCGGTTTGAATGCAGCCTCCGCACCTGGCTTTAGCCAATCAAGTGCATAATATCGGTCGCCTAGTCCACGACGGCGTATAGCTTCCCATGCGTCAATATCACCTCGTGGTGAGTAGGGAATACTGATGCTGACCAAGCCCCGGAAGCGCTTTGGATACATTAGCGCTGCTCTTTGAGCATGATCAGCTCCCCAATCATGCCCAACGATAACTGCTGACCGGATTTTCAGCGCGTCTAGAACACCTACGAAGTCTGCGACGATATGACGGGAACTGTACAGGCTTGCTTGGGACGGCGAATAGCTCCTCCCGAAACCCCGCATGTCGAGTGCGACTGCGCGGTAGCCTGCTTCCGCTACCGCTCGCATTTGTTGCCGCCAAGTTAGAGCAGTGTCCGGAAATCCGTGGCAGAACAAAACTGCGGGCCCGTTACCGTGATCAAGAACGCTAAATCGGCCGCCATTCACTCGTAAGGAATGTCGGCGAAGCGGGAATTGGCTCGATCCGCCAGCACCTTCTGCGCTTGCCGTTGCATGGACGCCAAGCCCTAGTAAAGTAACTGCATTTAGAAACCTTCTTCTGCTATCTGATTCCACTGCACTATCGCGTGGGACGGGTAATGGAGGGTAATCGCGTACCGGCATTTTTATTCCTTTGTAAATACATCACCAAGCTAACATATTCTTGTTAAGGCTAGACTTCCCCGAACTGAAACGCGCTTGGATAATCGAAGTTTGTCGTTATTCATCTTGAGGCCCGACTTACCATCGGTCATCCCTAAATAGCAGACACCAATTAGATCTTCAACTTTGGCCAGGACGCTTCGCCAGGATAATTTTGTCTAGAAGATGCATGATTCCTCCAGGCGAAAAGCCTTGCCTTGAATGAATACAGCATGAAATTTTTCTTAACGGAACGATAGTAGGTTAAGAT of Massilia sp. KIM contains these proteins:
- a CDS encoding LysR family transcriptional regulator, whose amino-acid sequence is MEIEELRTFVEIADAGGISPAAFRLGLSKSVVSRRLARLETELGVQLLSRSTRGAALTEAGLMFRNHALKACAEIDIGREATQSTGRLRGRVRIAAPATLGPTHFAPALAELARRHPDLHILTSYSDHIVDLIGEGFDCAIRLGFLQDSNLIARKIGSVPASIVASPSYVAQHGAPESTMDLLNHEALMRGTECWNILDGARIVSIHPQGRFKADNAMSLVAGAVAGLGIGYFPTCLVNDQLKSGSLVPVLTRYRIPDIDIFVLRPPSQHPSRKTRALIDFLAEQFTVPLQPFRFSRNAAEISMQA
- a CDS encoding helix-turn-helix domain-containing protein, whose product is MKRAQQLLCSSDVSIDEISLATDFADTAHFHRAFRKIIGLFPAVWRIEKKR
- a CDS encoding LysR family transcriptional regulator, with amino-acid sequence MQIEELRTFVEIANAGGISAAAFRLGLPKSIVSRRLVRLEEELGVQLLSRSTRGAALTEAGQMFRDHALRACAEIDVAREATQSSKNLRGRLRIAAPISLSMTHVAPALTEMARLHPQLQIYTSYSDNIVDLTEEGFDCAVRLGPLQDTNLSVQKIGSVPLTIVASPSYIRACGTPKGIQDLLQREALTRGTECWQLIDEGKIVSVHPQGRYKADDSLALLAASLAGLGIACLPTCLIQEHLNSGALVPVMSRHVTPPGDIFVVRPLSQDLTRKTRVLTGLLVDQCTRFQLNRRSEKDDSVGSKEVLQAG
- a CDS encoding alpha/beta fold hydrolase → MPVRDYPPLPVPRDSAVESDSRRRFLNAVTLLGLGVHATASAEGAGGSSQFPLRRHSLRVNGGRFSVLDHGNGPAVLFCHGFPDTALTWRQQMRAVAEAGYRAVALDMRGFGRSYSPSQASLYSSRHIVADFVGVLDALKIRSAVIVGHDWGADHAQRAALMYPKRFRGLVSISIPYSPRGDIDAWEAIRRRGLGDRYYALDWLKPGAEAAFKPAASSIRSILYWASASPPSGQRWDPINPDLSILRPAPVALPTWANNDYVIHTIRNFEQTGFVGGLNYYRALPISFAELSAFKDAPITQPSLYVWGGEDGLCRFFHPKPPELAELRRTQPNLIAQVRLDGVGHWVQHEAPERLNAALLGFLKQLGSA